The window ttgctgcggaaaaggaggatgtcaaaaggggggtgagtgtaaccggtgtgaaatggctagctagttagcggtgcgcgctagtagcatttcaatcggtgacgtcactcgctctgagaccttgaagtagtttcccttgctctgcaagggccgcggcttttgtggagcgatgggtaacggtgcttcgagggtgactgttgtcgatgtgtgcagagggtccctggttcaagcccaggtaggggcgaggagagggacggaagcaacactgttacataagCAGTCAGCAGATGTTTTTATCCAACATTACCTacagtacagtgagtgcatacattttttgtgtctGTGATCTCCAGTGAGAatttaacccacaaccctggtgttgctagtGCCACACTCTTACCTACAGTACACCAACCATTATGTGTTCTCTATCCACAGATGGTGTTATACTTTGTCATGGACATGCTGCAGGATCTACCTGGTCTGTCTGGACTGTTTATAGCTTGCTTATTTAGTGCAGCTCTCAGGTATGTTAATCAGTCAATATTTATAACACCCTTTTTACAACAGTTGTCACAAAGGgctttacagtaacccagcctagacATCCAGAACAAGCAGATGCACAGTACCAGAAGGGTGCTTTGGTGTTGTGACTGCGTTTCATGTTTGTCTCCACAGCACCATCTCATCAGCTTTTAACTCTCTGGCCACAGTGACCATGGAGGACCTGATCAAACCACACTGCTCATCCATGACAGAGGCCAGGGCCACCCTGCTCTCCAAGGGACTTGGTACGTTGAGATCTCCTGGGCccctagaccagggttcttcaattccggtcctggagggccgaaacagttctgttttttatttctacctggtagttaattgcactcacctggtgtcccaggtctgaattagcccctgattagaaggagaggatgaaaaacagaggtgtttcggccctccaggaccggaattgaagaaccctgccctagacCTTATCCCCTAGGATCCAGTCACTTCATGTAGACCAGATCAAGTGcctagggggtagggactaggggttgATTCTGAACGGGGCCCTGCTTACTGTTGACAGTGTGTCTTTTAACTTATTTGTAAGTTCTACATCATGCTTCCCTCACTTTACCTGTGAGAGCATGTTTTCTAAGACAATACAGCACTCATATAATATCAGCACTAAAGAGTGACATTTACTTCTTCTGTTTCTGAACTAGCATGTTCATATGGACTGCTGTGCCTGGCTATGGCCTATCTAACCCACTTGATGAGTGATTCTGTTTTGCAAGTAAGCACAAcatttgatattttttttataatttactgtatttgTTCAAATTCAAATATTTTGTCTGATTCTGACTTTTttctatttaatttttttaattcaaGGCTGCTTTCAAAATCTTTGGAATGGTTGGTGGTCCTCTTCTTGGCATCTTCTGTCTCGGGTTGTTCTTCCCTTGTGCTAACTCTACCGTAAGTACTCAATGTATAcagtgagggcatacattttttgtatgtGAATGTGATCCCTGTGGGAATCAATCTTAGCGTCACGCCGGGTTACTGTAAAaccactttgtgacaactgctgatgtaaaaaggtcaGGGCTTAATCAATacagttgattgattgatgtactGAGTTTCTCTAGGGTGCCCTGGCGGGGTTGGGGTCAGGCCTGGTGATGGCCTTCTGGGTGGGCATCGGGAGCATCGTAACCCGCACCTCTGGTGGTCCTGCTGCTGTGTCTCAGTTCAACTGCACGGCAATACAACTCGCAGGAAGCATCACCACAGCCATAGGGACTGTACTCAATAGTACTGCTGTGCCTACTAGTACATCCAGGTAAGAGTCTGAGTGTATCATGAAAAGCTCTATACAAATAAAATGTAGCTATCATAAGAGGCAAACAACAACTAATAATCAGCTAATCTGAAAGTATTCTATTTCGTTTACTCATAGATtactcatacagtgccttcagaaagtattcacttaccttgactttttccaaatgttgtttcAGCCtgtatttaaaatggattaaatagagatttttttttgtcactggcctacacacaataccccataatgtcaaaatggaattatgtttttagacatttttacaaattaattaaaaatgaaaaggtgAAATGTTTGgagtcaagtattcaacccctttgttatgacaagcctaaataagttcaggagtaaacatttgctcttaacaagtcacataagaagttgcatggactttggattctgtgtgcaataagtgtttaatatgatttttgaatgactacctcatctctgtaccccacacatacgattatctgtaaggtccctcaatcgagcagtgaatttcaaacacagattcaaacacaatgaccagggaggttttccaatgcctcgcaaagaagggcacctattggtagatgagtaaaaaaaaagaaaaaagaagctgacattgaatatccctttgagcatgttattaatgacactttggatggtgtatcaatatacccagtcactacaaagatacaggcgtccttccttacTCAGTTGCCGGAGTGAAAGAAAACatgctcaaggatttcaccatgaggccaatggtgactttaaaacagttacagagtttaatggctgtgataggagaaaactgaggctggatcaacaacattgtaggtactccaaaatactaacctaattgacagagtgaaaagaaggacgcctgtacagaataaaaaatattccaaaacatgcatcctgtttgcaacaaggcactaaagtaatactgccaaaaaattggcaaagcaattaactttttgtcctgaaaacagtgttatgtttggggcaaatccaatacacgTTACGGagcaccactctccatattttcaagcatagtaacacaacaaaatgtggaataagtcaaggtgtatgaatacttgctgaaggcactgtagatacaaatttgtaatacatttagTGATTTTATATTAACTCTATATCTTTCGTTCTTTAGCCGACCAATGGGTCTGCAGAGATTCTACTCCTTATCCTTCATGTGGTACAGTGCTCTCAGCTCTTTCACTGTGGTGATCACAGGGTTGATCGTTAGCTTTCTCACAGGTAGGGGAAAGCTCTTGATCATTACCATAGTAGATGCACTCAGGGCTGGTtttccagacacagattaaacctactTGACTAAAAAGAATGCTCAATGGTGATTGAGATTCTTCATTGAGCATGCCTTTTAATCAAGGACTACATTTAATCTCTGTCTGGTAAATTAGACCTAACATTTTCACAACATATGATTCTAAGTTAAGTTAATCTAATTGGTTGGATTTTATCTTTCAATTAAGGACCAATGAAAAAGGAGGATGTGACCCCAGGTACTCTGTCTCCTCTGTTGGGCAACATGCTGTTCTTCGTaccagataacatcaaacaaaagcTGTGCTGCGTCACCACACTGGGGCACAGGGTAAGTCAACAGAGCACATGGGCTCATCACACTCACAATTCAGGATCGTGTTCATTAGTGCAAACCACATCAAAAAGCAATGAAACATTTTGCTACAAAAACAAGTATTTATTAAGTACTGGACAGGGTCAGATCCCCAGGGCTGCATTCAACACAGGGCTGCATTCAGCAGGGCACAACATTATGGAACGTTCAGATATAAATATGTTATGTTTGTctgtaga is drawn from Coregonus clupeaformis isolate EN_2021a chromosome 25, ASM2061545v1, whole genome shotgun sequence and contains these coding sequences:
- the LOC121539617 gene encoding sodium-dependent multivitamin transporter isoform X4, with amino-acid sequence MMTGHRFTKVLNWKCLHHILSRLHLTSAYQYLELRFSKPVRICGTLTFIFQTVIYMGVCIYTPALALNAVTGFDLWGAVLATGMVCTLYTALGGLKAVIWTDVFQTIVMFAGQLAVIVVGVQQTGGLAEVWRKVWEGNRISGIDLNPDPTERYTFWTLGVGGVFLMLSLYGVNQAQVQRYLSSKTEREAIMSCYMVFPSLQVALALSCVMGLVMFARYCEEDQFHKIDNLSKNEMVLYFVMDMLQDLPGLSGLFIACLFSAALSTISSAFNSLATVTMEDLIKPHCSSMTEARATLLSKGLACSYGLLCLAMAYLTHLMSDSVLQAAFKIFGMVGGPLLGIFCLGLFFPCANSTGALAGLGSGLVMAFWVGIGSIVTRTSGGPAAVSQFNCTAIQLAGSITTAIGTVLNSTAVPTSTSSRPMGLQRFYSLSFMWYSALSSFTVVITGLIVSFLTGPMKKEDVTPGTLSPLLGNMLFFVPDNIKQKLCCVTTLGHRVSQQSTWAHHTHNSGSCSLVQTTSKSNETFCYKNKYLLSTGQGQIPRAAFNTGLHSAGHNIMERSDINMLCLSVE
- the LOC121539617 gene encoding sodium-dependent multivitamin transporter isoform X1 produces the protein MDALEKMHFTTIDYVIFALLLVTSMGIGLYYALSGGRQRTTQEFLLADRSMSCLPVSLSLIATFQSAVAIVGVPAEIYTHGTQYWFIGCAYILGLFIPAHVFIPVFYRLHLTSAYQYLELRFSKPVRICGTLTFIFQTVIYMGVCIYTPALALNAVTGFDLWGAVLATGMVCTLYTALGGLKAVIWTDVFQTIVMFAGQLAVIVVGVQQTGGLAEVWRKVWEGNRISGIDLNPDPTERYTFWTLGVGGVFLMLSLYGVNQAQVQRYLSSKTEREAIMSCYMVFPSLQVALALSCVMGLVMFARYCEEDQFHKIDNLSKNEMVLYFVMDMLQDLPGLSGLFIACLFSAALSTISSAFNSLATVTMEDLIKPHCSSMTEARATLLSKGLACSYGLLCLAMAYLTHLMSDSVLQAAFKIFGMVGGPLLGIFCLGLFFPCANSTGALAGLGSGLVMAFWVGIGSIVTRTSGGPAAVSQFNCTAIQLAGSITTAIGTVLNSTAVPTSTSSRPMGLQRFYSLSFMWYSALSSFTVVITGLIVSFLTGPMKKEDVTPGTLSPLLGNMLFFVPDNIKQKLCCVTTLGHRVSQQSTWAHHTHNSGSCSLVQTTSKSNETFCYKNKYLLSTGQGQIPRAAFNTGLHSAGHNIMERSDINMLCLSVE